TAATTGTTGCCAGATCCGCCTTGGAAATAGTAGTCGGTTCGAAGATTAATTTTGCGTAATACTCATTTAAAAGGATGGGCGAAGATTCGGTTAGTTTCAGTGTTTTCTCCAGACTCGTGGACAAGGCTTTTGTGAATTGAGAAAAATCTTTTGCTTTCAGGTAGTTATAGTATCGTTTAATATTTCGTTCGTGCCACTTACTAATCTCTGGCGTGTATTCTTCTTGAACATCTTTGTATTCAAAGATTAAGTAAAAATCCTCGCCAAGGGTGAAAAGATAAATATCGTAGTCGAGGGGACGGTTTGTAACATAATCATACTGGCGTGATTCGAAGGTCAGGATATAGGGGAGGGTTTTGGCGATGACCAGGTCCTTCCCTTTCATTTTTTTTAGATTAATCCCAAACAACAGCCGGTATTTCTCGCCCGGTAAATAATCCTCCAAAATGATATCTTTGTCGAGGGGACTGGTTGGACGGAGATGGTTTTTTCGGGCGGTTTCTTTATCCGGTTTAGGGAGGGAAGCCAGATAACCGGCAATTTCATCTTTATTGAAGTTACCGGTGATGATCACGGTTAACTGGTCGGTTGAGTAGTATTGATGATGGAAAGCCAGAAGGGTCTGGCGGTCAATGGCGTGGATCTTTGAATCCAGCTGGTTTTGGGTCAAGTGGTTTAGATACGTTAAAAACACATTACCCGGTGTTGAGCGCATCGCTCTCTCAATGGTGACGATCTTTTTTTCTTTTTCAATGTCACTCGGGTCAAAGGCCGGATGGAGAATGAGATCCATAAAGAAGGACAAAGCTTCGGTCAGGTTTTCGGGAGTCGATTCCAATACATATTCCGTCCGGTTTAAGGTGGTAAAGGCATTATAAGTATTGCCTTTTTTATCCGTCAAATCGGGGGAATCCGATAAAGTAACTTCGCCATTGCCGCGAAAAACCAAATGCTCCACCAGATGGGTGATTTCCAGGTGTTCCTGGGGCTCATGGAGAAAACCGACCGGGACGATGATCCGGGCGGCAACTTTTTTGGCCTTGGGAATCTGCCTGTAAACGAATCTAATTCCGTTTGGGAAGGTCTGCTCCGTAAAATCCCCTTCCGCCCCCAGGACGATGGGGCTGAGGAGCGTTACGATGATCAGTAAAAGGCAAGCCCGGATTTTCCAAAAGGAACGCATTTTATCAACCCTTTTCTTTTAATTAAAATCCAAGCCAAATTCTTGACTCTGTTTTATTTAACACGCGTAGCTTGGAGCTAATACTGGACGATTATTTTTTTAGGAACTGCTTTAAAATTGAGTTCCACTTTGATGCCGGGTTTGATCCGTGGTTTCGCGGCCCTTTTAATCGTCAGGGACTCCGCAGCCGAGAAATTCAGATCATAATTGGTATCCAAAAACAGTAAATCTTGCGGGTCATTAAAGCATCCGTTAAAATCCGTGTCAACCAAGGCAATGGGGATTTCTTCGTCCTCAATATAAAGATGACCCGCCAACCATGTTCTTGTCCTTAACAAAAGAAAATCATGATAGCCGGCCCGGGCAACAATGAGATAGGGCAAGTCAAAGGAAACAGGGATGCTATATTCTTCATCGGCGATTTTGTACGTTACATTAAAGCTGAGGGGCATCGGCGCATAATAAACGTTGAGGCCCGGGTAGCGGTCGCTCTTAAATAGTTCATAACCGCGTTCTTCCGCAAAATCAAGATCGGCATCCGCATCAACCCAGATTTGTTTCTTTTCCCCCTCTAAATCAACGAGAAGACCATAGACTTTTGCCGGGTTTCCCAGTTTTGCCTCGGCATAATAAAGAACATTGGCGTCAATCTGTGGAGGTTTCGCAATTTTGGCATTACCTTTTACTCTGACCATTCTCAGTTCACATTTCTGCCCCTCGTCTTCTTTAAGTTCCAAACTAAAAGGCCGGTCCTTATCGATGGGATGTAAAGGGAATTCTTCTGTCGTTAAAGCATTTGCGGACAAGCTTAGAAGCAAAAAAACAAGGCAGAGAACGGCAATTTTACCCTGCGAGCGAATCTTCATTATATTTCCTCCTTGATGTAATATACAGTACTATATAATTTATATATAAAATTCACAAAAACCTGCAGGCAATTGCGAAATAACCTCGAAACTATATATATCTTAAAACAAAAGGAGGCATAAAATTTGAAAAAACTTACGCTCAGAATTTTCACTTTTATGCTCTTTATTGTTTTTCTCTGGCCAAGTATGGCTTTCGCTTCCGAATATTTTTTATTTGATGCGGAAGAAAATAAAATCCTGTTTATGGATGAAGATGATTTGAACTTCACAGAAAAAATGGATCTGGAAAAGGTCCCCGACTTATTAATGAAAACATCCGATCCCGATAAGTATTTGGCTATTTATGGACCGGAAAAATCGGAAGATGGGACCGAAAGTAACCTTTTGGCCAATCTCTTTAAAAAAACAAATGAGAAGAGAGCAAGTATTGCAGGGCGGTTAATTCTTTTTAATGTTAAAACCGGGCGCACCGAGGATGTGGTTGACATCGGTTATGCGCCCTTTAATTGGGAATATACAGAAGATCGCCGGCACTTTTTCATTACCTACCGCGTTTCTGCTGAGAAAGACAGTGGCTTTGAGCTGCTTCATTACAATATTCCGGAGATGACCTGCCAAACTGTGGAGCTGCCGGCTTCAACCGTAAAGGTTAACCAAATTGCGATTAACCAAGAGCTCGGTCAGGTATATTTGCTCTTGGATAATGTTGATCGGATCGACTTTAGTCGTAATAAACAAAAAATCTCCGGGCAACCCCAGCTTCTAACGGTTAATATAGGTGATCTACAAGTAAAAGCCAGTACGCCTTTGGATAATCCCCCGTTGAGTTTGCGGCTATTAAGCAAGGATCGAGGGGTTTTAATCTGTCAGGACTGGAAAGTAAACGTCAATTTCTCCAATGGACAGTTTAAGCGTTATCTTGAATTGGGCGAAGGTTCCGTCGTTTTTATGGATTTACAGGAACAAAAGCCCCTGGAGAAATACGACGTTGACAAACGCAGTATCTATTGGCAGTGGTTCCCCGAGGACAAAGTATATATCATCCACTACGAAACGCCGGAGAGTGGCCTAAAAACAAACTCCCACTTTTTAAAGATCACGAAAGATGGGGTCGAAAGCAAAGTATTAACGGAGGAAGTACTGGATTTTGATTACTACCCGGAAGAGGACAAGTTATACATTTTACATAAAGATAAGCTCTCCTGGATCGACTATCAAACAAAACAAATGGTTACATATCATACCGGCAGTAATCTGTATAAGAAATCGCCGTATAGTTTCCGCAAATTACCCGACTCGGATCTGGCCTTGATATATTCGGTAAGAGATGGGAAAGTAAAGTTTTATGACCTCAAACGGAATAAGGTGGAACGCAAAGTGTTGTCCGGCCGGACCTGGGGGAAGGTGGCCTATTTATTTAGAACGATGTTGAGCCGTCCGCAGGATGCGTTAACAAGGGTCAGCACGAACGCCGATCTGACAAGATTTTACGTTTATAACCGGATGAGCAATGATATAACGGTCTATGAC
The window above is part of the Capillibacterium thermochitinicola genome. Proteins encoded here:
- a CDS encoding M16 family metallopeptidase; translated protein: MRSFWKIRACLLLIIVTLLSPIVLGAEGDFTEQTFPNGIRFVYRQIPKAKKVAARIIVPVGFLHEPQEHLEITHLVEHLVFRGNGEVTLSDSPDLTDKKGNTYNAFTTLNRTEYVLESTPENLTEALSFFMDLILHPAFDPSDIEKEKKIVTIERAMRSTPGNVFLTYLNHLTQNQLDSKIHAIDRQTLLAFHHQYYSTDQLTVIITGNFNKDEIAGYLASLPKPDKETARKNHLRPTSPLDKDIILEDYLPGEKYRLLFGINLKKMKGKDLVIAKTLPYILTFESRQYDYVTNRPLDYDIYLFTLGEDFYLIFEYKDVQEEYTPEISKWHERNIKRYYNYLKAKDFSQFTKALSTSLEKTLKLTESSPILLNEYYAKLIFEPTTISKADLATIKRLSSNDLKKFVENYLADQTYHKVVIKAN